Proteins found in one Balaenoptera acutorostrata chromosome 17, mBalAcu1.1, whole genome shotgun sequence genomic segment:
- the RIPK2 gene encoding receptor-interacting serine/threonine-protein kinase 2 isoform X2, with protein MNPPLLHHDLKTQNILLDNEFHVKIADFGLSKWRMMSLSQSRNSKSAPEGGTIIYMPPENYEPGQKSRATIKHDIYSYAVITWEVLSRKQPFEEVTNPLQIMYSVSQGHRPDTNEESLPFDIPHRALMISLIESGWAQNPDERPSFLKCLIELEPVLKTFEEITFLEAVIQLKKTKSASSTIHLCDKKKMELSPNIPVNYGPQEESCGSSQLHKTSVSPGTSRSLSAPQDNDFLSRKTQDFSVMHQCPVNHSCDSNISVAQRATFCDHRAAPCSLAIINPLSAEGNSERFQPGITQQWIQSKREDIVNQMTEACLNQSLDALLSRDLIMKEDYELISTKPTRTSKVRQLLDTSDIQGEEFAKVIVQKLKDNKQMGLQPYPEILVVSQSPSLNLFHNKSL; from the exons ATTGCAGATTTTGGTTTATCAAAATGGCGCATGATGTCCCTCTCACAATCACGAAATAGTAAATCTGCACCAGAAGGAGGGACAATTATCTATATGCCACCTGAAAACTATGAACCTGGACAAAAATCAAGGGCTACTATCAAGCATGATATATATAG CTATGCAGTTATCACATGGGAAGTCTTATCTAGAAAACAGCCTTTTGAAG AAGTCACCAATCCTTTGCAGATTATGTATAGTGTGTCACAAGGACATCGACCTGACACTAATGAAGAAAGTTTGCCATTTGATATACCTCATCGAGCACTTATGATCTCTCTAATAGAAAGTGGATGGGCGCAAAATCCAGATGAAAGACCGTCTTTCTTAA aaTGTTTAATAGAACTTGAACCAGTtctgaaaacatttgaagagataacTTTTCTTGAAGCTGTTATTCAactaaagaaaacaaag AGTGCTTCAAGTACCATTCACTTATGTGacaagaagaaaatggagttATCTCCGAACATACCTGTAAATTATGGTCCGCAGGag gAATCATGTGGATCCTCTCAGCTCCATAAAACTAGTGTTTCTCCTGGAACTTCAAGGTCCCTGTCAGCTCCTCAAGACAATGATTTTTTATCTA GAAAAACTCAAGACTTTTCTGTGATGCATCAATGTCCAGTAAATCACAGTTGTGACAGTAACATTTCTGTGGCTCAAAGAGCAACATTCTGTGATCACAGGGCTGCTCCATGCTCTTTAGCAATAATAAATCCACTCTCAGCTGAGGGAAATTCAG AGCGATTTCAGCCTGGTATAACCCAACAGTGGATCCAGAGTAAAAGGGAAGATATTGTGAACCAAATGACTGAAGCCTGCCTTAATCAATCTCTAGATGCCCTCCTGTCCAGGGATTTGATCATGAAGGAGGACTATGAACTCATTAGTACCAAACCTACAAGGACCTCAAAAGTCAGACAATTATTGGATACTAGTGACATCCAAGGAGAAGAATTTGCCAAAGTTATAGTACAAAAATTGAAAGATAACAAGCAAATGGGTCTTCAGCCTTACCCAGAAATACTTGTGGTTTCTCAATCTccatctttaaatttatttcacaataaaagcCTATAA